Proteins encoded in a region of the Orcinus orca chromosome 8, mOrcOrc1.1, whole genome shotgun sequence genome:
- the POU2AF1 gene encoding POU domain class 2-associating factor 1: protein MLWQKPTAPEQAPAPPRPYQGVRVKEPVKELLRRKRGHASSGPPVAPTAVVLPHQPLATYTTVGPSCLDMEVSASTVTEEGALCAGWLSQPAPATLQPLAPWAPYTEYVSHEAVSCPYSADMYVQPVCPSYTVVGPSSVLTYASQPLITNVTTRSAATPTVGPQLEGPEHQAPLTYFPWPQPLSTLPTSTLQYQPPAPALPGPQFVQLPISIPEPVLQDVEDPRRAISSLTIDKLLLEEEDSDTYALNHTLSVEGF, encoded by the exons CCACAGCTCCAGAGCAAGCCCCGGCCCCACCCCGGCCGTACCAGGGCGTGCGGGTGAAGGAGCCAGTGAAGGAGCTGCTGCGGAGGAAACGTGGCCACGCCAGCAGCGGGCCTCCGGTGGCACCGACCGCG GTGGTGCTGCCCCATCAGCCCCTGGCGACCTACACCACAGTAG GTCCTTCCTGCCTTGACATGGAGGTCTCTGCTTCCACAGTGACGGAGGAGGgggccctgtgtgccggctggCTCTCCCAGCCCGCCCCGgccaccctccagcccctggccccaTGGGCACCCTATACGGAATATGTGTCCCATGAGGCTGTCAGCTGCCCCTACTCAGCTGACATGTATGTGCAGCCCGTGTGCCCCAGCTACACGGTTGTGGGACCCTCCTCGGTGCTGACCTACGCCTCCCAGCCGCTCATCACCAATGTCACG ACGAGAAGTGCTGCCACACCCACAGTGGGACCCCAGCTGGAGGGCCCAGAGCACCAGGCACCTCTCACCTATTTCCCGTGGCCTCAGCCCCTGTCCACGCTGCCCACCTCCACCCTACAGTAccagcctccagccccagccctgccgggGCCCCAGTTTGTCCAGCTCCCTATCTCTATCCCGGAGCCAGTCCTTCAGGACGTGGAAGATCCCAGGAGAGCCATCAGTTCCCTGACCATCGACAAGCTGCTTTTGGAGGAAGAGGATAGCGATACCTATGCGCTCAACCACACGCTTTCCGTGGAAGGCTTTTAG